One Arthrobacter sp. StoSoilB19 DNA window includes the following coding sequences:
- the aroC gene encoding chorismate synthase, whose amino-acid sequence MMRWLTAGESHGPALMGIIEGVPAGVEITSGHIADSLARRRLGYGRGARMKFEQDVVTILGGVRHGITQGGPVAIQVGNTEWPKWEQIMSADPVAPELLADQARNAPLTRPRPGHADFTGMQKYGFDEARPVLERASARETATRVALGTVAAQFLKHLGIELVSHTVSIASVTVPEGRPLPVPGDVIALDTDPLRCFDRDTSNAMVAEVDAAHKEGETLGGVVEVLAYGLPPGLGSYVHWDRRLDARLAAALMGIQAIKGVEVGDGFLTAARRGSAAHDEIVRDGGGRIVRASNRAGGIEGGMSIGDVLRVRAAMKPIATVPRALRTIDVSTGEPAKAHHQRSDVCAVPAAGVVAEAMVALVLAEAVIEKFGGDSVAETARNIKGYLDNIPASLDSIGQ is encoded by the coding sequence ATTATGCGTTGGTTGACTGCCGGTGAATCCCATGGTCCGGCTCTGATGGGAATTATTGAGGGCGTCCCCGCCGGTGTGGAAATCACCAGCGGGCACATCGCAGACTCCCTGGCCCGCCGCCGCCTTGGCTACGGCCGCGGTGCGCGGATGAAGTTCGAGCAGGACGTGGTCACCATCCTCGGCGGTGTCCGGCACGGCATCACCCAGGGCGGCCCCGTTGCCATCCAGGTGGGAAACACCGAATGGCCCAAATGGGAGCAGATCATGTCCGCCGACCCGGTGGCCCCCGAACTCCTCGCCGACCAGGCGCGCAACGCGCCCCTGACGCGTCCCCGTCCGGGGCACGCGGACTTCACCGGCATGCAGAAGTACGGCTTCGACGAAGCGCGTCCGGTGCTGGAACGCGCCAGCGCGCGGGAGACCGCCACCCGGGTGGCGCTGGGCACCGTAGCGGCGCAGTTCCTCAAGCACCTCGGCATTGAGCTCGTCAGCCACACCGTGTCCATTGCCAGCGTGACGGTGCCCGAAGGCCGTCCGTTGCCCGTACCGGGCGATGTCATTGCCCTGGATACCGACCCCCTGCGCTGCTTCGACCGTGACACGTCGAACGCCATGGTGGCCGAGGTGGACGCCGCGCACAAGGAAGGCGAAACACTGGGCGGCGTGGTGGAGGTCCTTGCCTACGGCCTCCCGCCGGGACTTGGCAGCTACGTGCACTGGGACCGCCGGCTGGACGCCAGGCTTGCTGCGGCCCTCATGGGGATCCAGGCCATCAAAGGCGTGGAGGTGGGCGACGGCTTCCTCACCGCAGCCCGCCGCGGTTCTGCCGCCCATGACGAGATCGTCCGCGACGGCGGCGGCCGGATTGTGCGCGCCAGCAACCGTGCCGGCGGCATCGAAGGCGGCATGAGCATCGGGGATGTCCTCCGCGTCCGTGCAGCCATGAAGCCCATCGCCACCGTGCCGCGTGCCCTGCGGACTATCGACGTCAGCACCGGTGAACCCGCCAAGGCCCACCACCAGCGCTCGGACGTTTGTGCAGTCCCGGCCGCCGGCGTGGTGGCCGAGGCCATGGTGGCCCTGGTCCTCGCCGAGGCCGTCATCGAAAAGTTCGGCGGTGACTCAGTGGCGGAAACCGCACGCAACATCAAGGGTTACCTGGACAACATCCCGGCATCCCTGGACTCGATCGGCCAGTAG
- the aroB gene encoding 3-dehydroquinate synthase, producing the protein MNTQSTVINVTGEGAGNNYGVVVGRGLLGDLPALLGERVRRVLVIHPRALRLTGDTVRDELAAAGFTSLTAEIPDAEEGKHIQVAAFCWQVLGQNDFTRSDAIVAVGGGAVTDLAGFVAATWLRGVKVIHMPTSLLGMVDASVGGKAGINTAEGKNLVGAFHPPAAVLADLDTLDTLPKNEIISGLAEVIKCGFIADPAILDLVEKDPATVVDPRSDVLRELIERAIAVKAKVVSEDLKESGLREILNYGHTLGHAIELVERYSWRHGAAVSVGMMFAAELARSVGRLSDTDADRHRSILEGLGLPVTYRRDRWQGLLDGMRRDKKSRGDLLRFVVLDGIAKPGILDVPDTSLLFAAYQEIAS; encoded by the coding sequence GTGAACACCCAATCAACAGTCATCAACGTCACCGGCGAGGGTGCCGGCAACAACTACGGCGTCGTCGTCGGGCGCGGCCTGCTTGGTGACCTTCCCGCGCTGCTCGGGGAGCGCGTCCGCCGGGTCCTGGTGATCCACCCCCGCGCCCTGCGCCTCACCGGCGACACCGTCCGCGATGAACTCGCAGCCGCCGGTTTCACCTCCCTCACCGCCGAAATCCCGGACGCCGAAGAAGGCAAGCACATCCAGGTGGCAGCTTTCTGCTGGCAGGTCCTGGGCCAAAACGACTTCACCCGCTCGGACGCCATCGTCGCCGTCGGCGGCGGGGCAGTGACCGACCTGGCAGGCTTCGTCGCCGCCACCTGGCTGCGGGGGGTCAAAGTCATCCACATGCCCACCAGCCTGCTGGGAATGGTGGACGCGTCCGTGGGCGGCAAGGCCGGCATCAATACCGCGGAGGGGAAGAACCTCGTCGGCGCCTTCCACCCGCCCGCCGCCGTCCTGGCGGACCTGGACACCCTGGACACGCTGCCGAAGAACGAGATCATTTCCGGACTGGCCGAGGTGATCAAGTGCGGCTTTATTGCCGATCCCGCCATTCTTGACCTGGTGGAAAAGGACCCGGCCACCGTGGTTGACCCGCGCTCCGACGTGCTCCGGGAACTCATCGAGCGGGCTATCGCCGTCAAGGCGAAAGTTGTTTCCGAGGACCTCAAAGAGTCCGGGCTGCGGGAAATCCTGAACTACGGACACACCCTGGGACACGCCATCGAACTGGTGGAACGGTATTCCTGGCGGCACGGCGCCGCCGTGTCCGTGGGCATGATGTTCGCAGCGGAACTTGCCCGCAGCGTGGGCCGGCTCAGCGATACCGACGCCGACCGGCACCGGAGCATCCTGGAAGGCCTTGGGCTCCCGGTCACCTACCGGCGGGACCGTTGGCAGGGCCTGCTGGACGGGATGCGGCGCGATAAGAAATCCCGCGGCGACCTGCTGCGCTTCGTGGTGCTTGACGGCATCGCCAAACCGGGGATCCTCGACGTCCCGGACACCTCGCTGCTGTTTGCGGCCTACCAGGAAATTGCCTCCTGA
- the rpsD gene encoding 30S ribosomal protein S4, which produces MANNTRARRQARLSRSLGIALTPKAAKYMERRPYGPGEHGRARKKQDSDYAVRLREKQRLRAQYGIREAQMTRAFEEARRTKGLTGENLIELLEMRLDALVLRAGFARTIAQARQLVVHRHIMVDGVRVDRPSFRVGEGQLVHVHSRSETMVPLQVAAAGAHRDVLPAVPAYLDVKLEALQARLVRRPKRSEIPVTCEEQLVVEFYAR; this is translated from the coding sequence GTGGCTAACAACACTCGTGCTCGCCGTCAGGCCCGCCTCTCGCGGTCCCTCGGCATCGCTCTGACCCCCAAGGCCGCCAAGTACATGGAGCGCCGCCCGTACGGCCCCGGTGAGCATGGCCGTGCCCGCAAGAAGCAGGACTCCGACTACGCCGTACGTCTGCGCGAAAAGCAGCGTCTGCGCGCCCAGTACGGCATCCGTGAAGCACAGATGACCCGTGCCTTCGAAGAAGCCCGCCGCACCAAGGGCCTGACCGGTGAAAACCTCATCGAGCTGCTCGAAATGCGTCTCGACGCCCTGGTCCTGCGTGCCGGCTTCGCCCGCACCATCGCCCAGGCCCGCCAGCTGGTTGTGCACCGCCACATCATGGTTGACGGCGTCCGCGTTGACCGCCCGTCGTTCCGCGTCGGCGAGGGCCAGCTGGTCCACGTCCACAGCCGCAGCGAGACCATGGTTCCGCTCCAGGTTGCCGCAGCCGGCGCACACCGCGACGTCCTGCCTGCCGTTCCGGCCTACCTGGACGTCAAGCTGGAAGCCCTGCAGGCACGCCTGGTCCGCCGCCCCAAGCGTTCGGAAATCCCGGTGACCTGCGAAGAGCAGCTCGTCGTCGAATTCTACGCACGCTAA
- the alaS gene encoding alanine--tRNA ligase, with the protein MKSQEITKRWVDFFVSKGHTAVPSASLVSSDPSLLFTVAGMVPFIPYLTAREEAPYSRATSVQKCIRTGDIEEVGKTARHGTFFQMCGNFSFGDYFKEDAIKFAWELLTKSVDDGGYGLAPERLWVTVYEEDDEAEELWLKNTGVPAERIQRMGKSDNYWHTGQPGPAGPCSEIYYDRGPAYGVDGGPIADENRYVEIWNLVFMQYQIENVRSKVDFDVVGELPKKNIDTGLGMERLAMILQGVENMYETDQVRPVIDKAAELSGREYTSAETPDDPHHTDDVRMRVVADHIRSALMLISDGVTPSNEGRGYVLRRLIRRAVRSMRLLGVEQACLPDLLPVSRDAMKGVYPVVATDFDRISRIAYAEEKAFLRTIASGTARLEEAVKESKAANKPLSGADAFTLHDTYGFPIDLTLEMAEEAGLKVDEAAFRGLMQEQRQRAQADAKGKKGGHADLTVFQDILAQGETVFTGYTELEGESRVRGLLSAGRQVQQAATGDEIELVLAETPFYAEAGGQAADTGLITGDGFVVEVLDVQRPVKGLSVHKAIVREGEIGADSLVRAAVDRERRHAAEQAHTGTHIVHAALHQILGPEATQRGSFNKAGYLRFDFAWGEGLSTATRSEIEEVSNLAIRNNYAVETKIMGLAEAKAMGAMALFGENYGSEVRVVEIDGAWSRELCGGTHVANTSLIGSLSLLGEQSVGSGNRRVEAFVGMEAFRHLAAERALVTELTDLLKVPSGQLADRISATLAKLKATEKELDRLRKEQLAASAAQLVNTAQDAAGVKVLAHDAGTVSGADDLRGLALDLRDRLGSAAAAVAVAGVANDRPLILVATNEAAREAGVKAGALVRVAAGVLGGGGGGKDDVAQGGGTDAGKVGAALAAVVDAISRR; encoded by the coding sequence ATGAAGTCGCAGGAGATCACAAAGCGCTGGGTGGACTTTTTTGTCAGCAAGGGCCACACGGCGGTTCCCTCCGCATCGCTGGTCTCCAGCGACCCCTCCCTGCTGTTCACGGTGGCCGGCATGGTCCCGTTCATTCCGTACCTCACTGCCCGCGAAGAAGCGCCCTACTCCCGCGCCACCAGCGTGCAGAAGTGCATCCGCACCGGCGACATCGAGGAAGTGGGCAAGACTGCCCGCCACGGCACCTTCTTCCAGATGTGCGGCAACTTCTCGTTCGGCGACTACTTCAAGGAAGACGCCATCAAGTTCGCCTGGGAGCTCCTCACCAAGAGCGTTGACGACGGCGGCTACGGCCTTGCGCCCGAACGTCTGTGGGTGACGGTCTACGAAGAGGACGACGAAGCCGAGGAACTGTGGCTGAAGAACACCGGCGTCCCGGCTGAACGCATCCAGCGGATGGGCAAGTCGGACAACTACTGGCACACCGGCCAGCCCGGACCCGCCGGCCCCTGCTCCGAGATCTACTACGACCGCGGTCCCGCCTACGGCGTTGACGGCGGCCCCATCGCCGACGAGAACCGCTACGTCGAGATCTGGAACCTGGTGTTCATGCAGTACCAGATCGAAAACGTCCGCTCCAAGGTGGACTTCGACGTCGTCGGCGAGCTGCCCAAGAAGAACATCGACACGGGCCTGGGCATGGAACGCCTTGCCATGATCCTGCAGGGCGTCGAGAACATGTACGAGACCGACCAGGTGCGGCCGGTCATCGACAAGGCCGCCGAACTGTCCGGCAGGGAATACACCTCCGCCGAAACCCCGGACGATCCCCACCACACCGACGACGTGCGCATGCGCGTGGTGGCCGACCACATCCGGTCGGCACTGATGCTGATCTCCGACGGCGTGACCCCCTCCAACGAGGGCCGCGGATACGTCCTGCGCCGCCTCATCCGGCGTGCCGTCCGTTCCATGCGCCTCCTGGGTGTGGAACAGGCCTGCCTGCCTGATCTGCTGCCCGTATCGCGCGACGCCATGAAGGGCGTCTACCCGGTGGTGGCGACCGATTTCGACCGGATCAGCCGCATTGCCTACGCCGAAGAGAAGGCGTTCCTGCGCACCATCGCGTCCGGCACCGCCCGGTTGGAAGAGGCCGTGAAGGAATCCAAAGCCGCCAATAAGCCGCTGTCCGGTGCGGACGCCTTCACGCTGCACGACACTTACGGCTTCCCCATCGACCTCACGCTGGAGATGGCGGAGGAAGCGGGACTCAAAGTGGATGAGGCGGCCTTCCGCGGCCTCATGCAGGAACAGCGCCAGCGCGCCCAGGCCGATGCCAAGGGCAAGAAGGGCGGCCACGCCGACCTCACCGTCTTCCAGGACATCCTGGCCCAGGGCGAGACGGTCTTCACCGGGTACACCGAGCTTGAGGGCGAGTCGCGCGTTCGCGGCCTGCTCAGCGCCGGCCGCCAGGTGCAGCAGGCCGCCACCGGCGACGAGATCGAACTCGTCCTGGCCGAAACCCCCTTCTACGCCGAAGCCGGCGGCCAGGCCGCCGACACCGGCCTGATCACCGGTGACGGATTCGTCGTCGAGGTCCTGGACGTCCAGCGGCCCGTGAAGGGCCTGAGTGTCCACAAGGCGATTGTCCGCGAAGGCGAAATCGGCGCTGACTCGCTGGTGCGCGCCGCCGTCGACCGTGAACGCCGCCATGCCGCTGAGCAGGCCCACACGGGCACGCACATCGTGCATGCCGCGCTGCACCAGATCCTTGGTCCGGAGGCCACCCAGCGTGGATCCTTCAACAAGGCGGGGTACCTGCGCTTCGACTTCGCCTGGGGCGAAGGCCTGAGCACCGCCACGCGGTCCGAAATCGAGGAAGTCTCCAACCTGGCCATCCGCAACAACTACGCGGTGGAAACGAAGATCATGGGGCTGGCCGAAGCGAAGGCCATGGGCGCCATGGCCCTTTTCGGGGAGAACTACGGCAGCGAGGTGCGCGTGGTGGAGATCGACGGCGCGTGGTCACGCGAGCTGTGCGGCGGCACCCACGTTGCCAACACCTCGCTGATCGGCAGCCTGTCGCTCCTGGGCGAACAGTCCGTCGGCTCGGGCAACCGCCGCGTGGAGGCTTTCGTTGGCATGGAGGCCTTCCGCCACCTTGCGGCTGAGCGTGCCCTGGTGACCGAACTGACGGACCTGTTGAAGGTCCCGTCCGGCCAGCTCGCCGACAGGATTTCCGCCACCCTGGCCAAGTTGAAGGCCACCGAGAAGGAACTGGACCGGCTCCGCAAAGAACAGCTGGCCGCTTCCGCTGCGCAGCTGGTCAACACCGCCCAGGACGCCGCAGGCGTCAAGGTGCTGGCCCACGACGCCGGCACCGTCAGCGGAGCCGACGACCTTCGCGGCCTGGCCCTTGACCTGCGCGACCGGCTCGGTTCGGCAGCTGCCGCCGTGGCTGTCGCCGGCGTCGCTAACGACCGTCCCCTGATCCTGGTAGCCACCAATGAGGCAGCCAGGGAGGCCGGCGTCAAGGCCGGTGCCCTGGTCCGGGTGGCTGCCGGTGTCCTCGGAGGTGGTGGCGGCGGCAAGGACGACGTCGCCCAAGGCGGCGGAACCGACGCCGGAAAGGTCGGCGCTGCCCTGGCAGCCGTCGTCGACGCCATTTCAAGGCGCTAA
- a CDS encoding shikimate kinase has protein sequence MLHRSSTGSVGDRPIVLIGPMAVGKSAIGQLLAQQLGVRFVDTDAVIVAGHGSIAEIFAGRGEHAFREIEARTVARAVEEAEGTPTVISLGGGAVLDSGTQQLISHCTVVYLECDADTVADRIARNSGRPLLAGDAMGRWTAMFATRRPVYEKLADITLDVRHGSIPELGGRLEAALRNHAAAKQEVEK, from the coding sequence GTGCTCCACCGCAGCAGTACCGGATCTGTCGGCGACCGGCCGATTGTGCTCATCGGCCCCATGGCCGTGGGCAAATCGGCCATCGGCCAGCTGCTGGCGCAGCAGCTGGGCGTCCGGTTTGTCGACACGGACGCCGTGATCGTTGCCGGGCATGGATCCATCGCCGAGATCTTCGCGGGCCGCGGTGAACACGCCTTCCGGGAAATTGAGGCGCGGACCGTCGCCCGCGCCGTTGAGGAAGCCGAAGGGACACCCACTGTTATTTCGCTCGGCGGGGGAGCGGTGCTCGACTCGGGGACGCAGCAGCTGATCAGCCACTGCACCGTCGTGTACCTGGAGTGCGACGCCGACACCGTCGCCGACCGGATTGCCCGGAACTCCGGCCGGCCGCTCCTTGCCGGCGACGCCATGGGCCGCTGGACAGCAATGTTCGCCACCCGCAGGCCGGTCTACGAGAAGCTGGCCGACATCACCCTGGACGTCCGCCATGGCTCGATACCCGAGCTCGGCGGCCGGCTGGAAGCAGCACTGCGGAACCACGCAGCTGCCAAACAGGAAGTTGAAAAGTGA
- a CDS encoding DUF948 domain-containing protein, giving the protein MTGGDIAGLIAAGVFALLVLLLAVPILKLGKVFDEVRTAIRSISDGATPLMDEVTATVSTTNQQLKKVDGIASNVSDASANISALSSLVAATVGSPLIKVAAFSYGVRSAVANRRKPAAGRRSR; this is encoded by the coding sequence ATGACTGGTGGCGATATTGCCGGCCTGATCGCTGCCGGGGTGTTCGCGCTCCTGGTGCTGCTGCTCGCGGTCCCCATCCTGAAGCTGGGGAAAGTCTTCGACGAAGTGCGGACTGCCATCAGGTCCATCAGCGACGGCGCCACGCCCCTGATGGATGAGGTAACGGCCACCGTTTCCACCACCAACCAGCAGTTGAAGAAGGTGGACGGTATCGCGTCCAACGTCTCCGACGCATCCGCCAACATTTCCGCCCTGTCCTCGCTGGTGGCCGCCACGGTGGGCTCGCCGCTGATCAAGGTTGCGGCGTTCAGCTACGGCGTGCGCAGCGCCGTCGCCAACCGCCGGAAGCCCGCTGCCGGCCGCCGCAGCCGCTAG
- a CDS encoding shikimate dehydrogenase yields MTLRAAVLGHPISHSKSPALHLSAYGQLGAGISYTAIDVTEELLPSFMRQIRHQPGWRGLSVTMPLKTAMLQEVDEVRGVAQTLGVVNTVTFEDSAGGIRTVGSNTDVAGIVNALCHAGTPAAPTAVILGGGGTAASAIAALKELGTRTVQVFVRDASRTADVRAAADSLGVALEVRPLAGAARPTSEADVVISTLPPRAADGLAAEVAALKAPTPGVLLDVAYDPWPSLVASVWQAGGGRVVPGLEMLLYQAVEQVRLFTRRGEDVNAAVIDVMCDAVGLARRAF; encoded by the coding sequence ATGACTTTGCGGGCTGCCGTGCTGGGCCACCCGATCAGCCACTCGAAATCCCCGGCGCTGCATCTCTCGGCATACGGGCAGCTGGGTGCGGGCATCAGCTACACGGCCATCGACGTCACAGAGGAGTTGCTGCCGTCCTTCATGCGCCAGATCCGGCACCAGCCGGGCTGGCGCGGGCTCTCCGTCACGATGCCGTTGAAGACGGCGATGCTCCAGGAAGTGGACGAGGTACGGGGAGTCGCGCAGACCCTGGGCGTGGTGAACACCGTTACCTTCGAGGACTCAGCCGGCGGCATCAGGACGGTGGGCTCCAACACGGACGTTGCCGGGATCGTCAACGCCCTGTGCCATGCGGGCACCCCCGCAGCACCAACGGCTGTCATCCTTGGTGGCGGCGGGACCGCTGCATCGGCCATCGCTGCCCTGAAGGAACTGGGCACCCGAACGGTGCAGGTCTTCGTCCGCGATGCCTCACGCACAGCAGATGTCCGTGCAGCCGCGGACAGCCTGGGAGTTGCCCTGGAGGTCCGCCCCCTGGCTGGAGCCGCGCGCCCCACGTCGGAAGCCGACGTCGTGATTTCCACCCTGCCGCCCCGTGCGGCAGACGGACTCGCAGCCGAAGTGGCCGCCTTGAAAGCTCCGACGCCCGGCGTGCTGCTGGATGTTGCCTACGATCCGTGGCCCAGCCTGGTTGCCTCGGTATGGCAGGCCGGCGGTGGCCGCGTGGTGCCGGGGCTGGAGATGTTGCTTTACCAGGCAGTGGAGCAGGTGCGGCTCTTCACCCGTCGCGGGGAAGACGTTAATGCAGCTGTCATAGATGTGATGTGTGACGCAGTCGGCCTTGCCCGGCGGGCGTTCTGA
- the ruvX gene encoding Holliday junction resolvase RuvX, producing MTDPVAAGGYPRGVKLGVDVGTVRVGVAVCDRDSILATPYKTLDRNARKNSDVRVIAKLAEELGAVQVIVGLPRTMKGEEHASARMATDYALLLAAEFSRRGLAVPVNLVDERLSSVTAHRNLHEAGMSSRDHRKVVDQVAAAGILQHAIDMQKARGADVGSRVTAPPPSVDLGAGGTDETVRAIPADTAQSSDNGRQQ from the coding sequence ATGACCGATCCTGTTGCTGCCGGCGGCTACCCCCGGGGCGTCAAACTGGGGGTGGACGTCGGCACCGTCCGGGTGGGCGTGGCCGTCTGCGACCGCGACTCCATCCTTGCCACGCCGTACAAGACCCTCGACCGGAATGCCAGGAAAAACTCGGACGTGCGCGTCATCGCCAAACTGGCGGAGGAACTCGGCGCGGTGCAGGTTATCGTCGGGCTGCCCAGGACGATGAAGGGCGAAGAACATGCCTCGGCCAGGATGGCCACGGACTATGCCCTCCTCCTCGCCGCGGAGTTTTCACGGCGCGGTCTCGCCGTTCCGGTGAACCTCGTGGATGAGCGCCTCAGCAGTGTCACGGCCCACCGGAACCTGCACGAAGCTGGCATGAGCAGCAGGGACCACCGTAAAGTAGTGGATCAGGTCGCGGCGGCGGGTATTCTTCAGCACGCCATCGACATGCAGAAAGCCAGGGGAGCGGATGTCGGCTCACGCGTGACAGCGCCACCCCCGTCCGTGGACCTGGGGGCCGGTGGGACGGACGAAACCGTCCGCGCCATCCCCGCAGACACGGCCCAATCTTCAGATAATGGAAGGCAACAGTGA
- a CDS encoding DUF6167 family protein, with protein sequence MKRIVWMGIGVAIGVIAFRKVSQAQSTLGPEGLNRAVGRLADGVYDFADAVRAGMRERETDLRTALGVESAELVRR encoded by the coding sequence ATGAAAAGAATTGTCTGGATGGGAATCGGCGTGGCCATTGGGGTCATTGCCTTCCGCAAAGTGAGCCAGGCCCAGTCCACTCTTGGACCTGAGGGCCTCAACCGTGCGGTAGGGCGTCTTGCCGACGGGGTGTACGACTTCGCGGATGCCGTCCGCGCAGGGATGCGCGAACGGGAAACCGACCTGCGGACCGCCCTTGGCGTCGAGTCCGCGGAACTGGTCCGCCGCTGA
- the mltG gene encoding endolytic transglycosylase MltG — MSPANIDDTFGRLDTGAGRPLTRKELRAREKSLNTGGQDAVPEQAYETGDVPPPPAAPPAAPSPAAAPTFAPLPGAGDVPAAPEAPPSIQDEEPAGPTHTDPFDGDAAAPDAPAPLGHHDDVPHHGNVGGHGAVGHHDAVTLHDDVHHEAALHHDAVGHQDHVHHEADLHHPDLHDYQEVDDDHVHHAAGYHDDAHVDAPHHDVHHHDADHGLLPGSSAAQVVPRPSKKVRRRRRLLALFLTLAVFVAAVAVGAQFLKPLLGNGKPSDFPGPGSGEVRITVASGEGTRSVATELENQRVVANADTFMQAFHASGGTLSPGDYTFKTEMKNADAVNILAGKDKTKVIYFALSAGLRIGESLQAISEGSGISVQQLQSLSNQPAQFGLPANAKNLEGYLAPGEYRFPLGTPAKDILQALVKSTTDELVSQGITDPAKQYQAVIVASIVQAEGGQADYGDVAGAIYNRLKPNDQTGGFLQVDSAVTYGLGTRSFNFTDEQRQDKSNPYNTYANPGLPPGPIGSPGKTAIDAAARPKANDYLYWVTINLDTKETKFAKTLAEHNAYVEQYNAWCQANAGRCT, encoded by the coding sequence GTGAGCCCTGCCAACATTGACGACACCTTCGGCCGGCTGGATACCGGGGCTGGGAGGCCGTTGACCCGCAAGGAACTGCGGGCACGGGAGAAGAGCCTCAATACCGGTGGCCAGGACGCCGTGCCCGAGCAGGCCTATGAAACCGGCGACGTCCCGCCGCCCCCGGCCGCACCGCCTGCGGCGCCGTCGCCCGCAGCGGCGCCCACGTTTGCTCCGCTGCCCGGCGCAGGTGATGTTCCTGCGGCACCGGAGGCACCCCCGTCCATCCAGGACGAAGAGCCCGCAGGTCCTACCCACACGGACCCTTTCGACGGCGACGCTGCCGCCCCGGACGCCCCTGCGCCCCTTGGACATCACGACGACGTCCCGCACCATGGCAACGTCGGCGGCCATGGCGCCGTCGGACACCATGACGCTGTCACGCTTCATGACGATGTGCACCATGAAGCCGCCCTGCACCACGACGCCGTCGGGCACCAAGACCATGTGCACCATGAAGCGGACCTGCACCACCCGGACCTGCACGACTACCAGGAAGTGGACGACGACCATGTCCACCACGCCGCCGGATACCACGACGATGCCCACGTGGACGCGCCGCACCACGATGTCCACCACCACGACGCGGACCATGGATTGCTGCCCGGCTCATCGGCAGCCCAGGTAGTGCCGCGCCCCTCGAAGAAGGTCCGGCGCCGGCGCAGGCTGCTCGCCCTGTTCCTGACCCTTGCCGTTTTTGTGGCGGCTGTGGCCGTGGGAGCCCAGTTCCTCAAGCCACTCCTGGGCAACGGCAAGCCTTCGGACTTCCCGGGTCCCGGATCGGGTGAGGTCCGGATCACGGTGGCAAGCGGCGAGGGAACCCGATCTGTCGCCACGGAACTGGAGAACCAGCGCGTCGTGGCCAACGCCGACACGTTCATGCAGGCGTTCCATGCCTCCGGCGGCACATTGTCGCCGGGCGACTACACCTTCAAAACCGAGATGAAGAACGCGGACGCGGTCAACATCCTGGCGGGCAAGGACAAGACGAAGGTCATCTACTTCGCCCTTAGCGCGGGCCTCAGGATTGGCGAATCGCTGCAGGCGATCTCGGAGGGCTCGGGGATTTCCGTGCAGCAGCTGCAGTCCCTCAGCAACCAGCCCGCACAGTTTGGCCTGCCCGCCAACGCCAAGAACCTCGAAGGCTACCTGGCACCGGGTGAGTACCGTTTCCCGCTGGGAACCCCGGCCAAGGACATCCTGCAGGCGCTGGTAAAGTCCACTACCGATGAACTCGTGTCGCAGGGCATCACGGACCCCGCCAAGCAGTACCAGGCCGTTATCGTGGCCAGCATTGTCCAGGCCGAGGGCGGACAGGCAGACTACGGTGACGTGGCGGGCGCCATTTACAACCGGCTCAAGCCCAATGACCAGACCGGTGGCTTTCTTCAGGTTGACTCCGCCGTCACGTACGGCCTTGGCACCCGGAGCTTCAACTTCACGGACGAGCAGCGCCAGGACAAGTCCAACCCCTACAACACCTACGCCAATCCGGGGCTGCCGCCGGGACCCATCGGTTCTCCCGGCAAGACCGCCATCGATGCGGCCGCCCGGCCCAAGGCCAATGACTACCTGTACTGGGTGACCATCAATTTGGACACCAAGGAAACCAAGTTCGCCAAGACACTGGCTGAACACAACGCGTACGTCGAGCAGTACAACGCGTGGTGCCAGGCCAACGCGGGCCGCTGCACATGA